In SAR324 cluster bacterium, the following proteins share a genomic window:
- the nrfD gene encoding polysulfide reductase NrfD, with protein MESIAAWDIRVTIDLFLGGVGVGAFLLSVLASFYDREKHWLTVRAGAVLAPVTVGVGLLVLVTKLGRPEKFITTLWNVNPLSIMSIGVFIQTGFMLFACLYAAMILFQPDKIDWKLRLAQILGSFFAAGTGLYHGLFLSSLGRVLWTEMTPGMFLASSLATGTAAIMLIRTIQAPVKPEGTRDFSYRITLLVVLAFQLVSVILWQFYTGRLELEQELSYRNFMENHETLWTTVVLIGGIIIPGLAALYSMLKQEVKMGKGLTIIACVLVLTGGFVMKHLMVIGGQVVVPIIELL; from the coding sequence ATGGAAAGTATAGCCGCATGGGACATTCGTGTCACAATTGACCTGTTTCTCGGTGGTGTCGGCGTTGGCGCGTTTCTGCTTTCAGTTCTGGCAAGTTTCTATGATCGTGAAAAACACTGGTTGACCGTCAGAGCTGGAGCTGTCCTTGCGCCAGTCACCGTTGGCGTGGGATTGTTGGTGTTGGTCACCAAACTGGGACGGCCTGAAAAATTTATTACGACCCTGTGGAATGTGAACCCTCTGTCTATCATGTCAATCGGGGTTTTTATACAAACCGGGTTCATGCTATTTGCGTGTCTCTATGCCGCCATGATCCTGTTTCAGCCGGACAAAATAGACTGGAAACTCCGGTTGGCGCAAATTCTTGGTAGTTTTTTTGCTGCGGGTACCGGTTTGTATCATGGATTGTTTTTATCTTCTTTGGGACGCGTTCTCTGGACAGAAATGACACCCGGAATGTTTTTGGCCTCCTCCCTGGCTACGGGAACCGCCGCGATCATGCTGATCCGCACGATTCAGGCACCCGTAAAACCTGAAGGCACCCGTGATTTTTCCTATCGCATCACCCTGCTTGTGGTGCTGGCGTTCCAGTTGGTGTCAGTGATTCTCTGGCAATTCTATACCGGACGTCTGGAACTGGAACAAGAGCTCAGCTACCGGAATTTCATGGAAAACCACGAGACACTCTGGACCACTGTTGTGTTGATTGGAGGCATTATCATTCCAGGCCTCGCCGCCTTGTATTCCATGCTCAAACAGGAAGTCAAAATGGGAAAGGGACTGACAATTATTGCCTGCGTCCTTGTTTTGACCGGAGGATTTGTAATGAAACATTTGATGGTTATCGGCGGACAGGTGGTGGTTCCGATCATTGAGTTGTTGTAG
- a CDS encoding Rrf2 family transcriptional regulator, whose amino-acid sequence MVLSKSCAYAIRAMVCLDTLSNEDFVSIQSLSEQLGVSFYFLTKILQRLSAEGMLESYRGPKGGVKLLKSAKDITLFEVIVIIDGESALNECVLGLKQCGDEQPCCLHQEAKKNREELKTLYRIKTIRDLSLRERKGECVGVVLS is encoded by the coding sequence ATGGTTTTATCTAAAAGTTGCGCTTACGCGATACGTGCCATGGTTTGCCTGGATACCCTATCAAACGAAGATTTTGTCAGCATTCAGTCCCTGTCAGAGCAATTGGGCGTTTCGTTTTATTTTCTGACAAAAATTTTGCAAAGGTTGTCTGCCGAGGGAATGTTGGAGTCTTACCGTGGTCCCAAAGGTGGGGTAAAATTATTGAAATCAGCCAAGGACATCACTTTATTTGAAGTGATTGTCATCATTGACGGAGAATCCGCGTTGAATGAATGTGTTCTGGGTCTCAAGCAATGCGGTGATGAACAGCCCTGTTGTCTGCATCAGGAAGCCAAAAAAAACAGAGAGGAACTCAAGACCCTTTATAGAATCAAAACAATTCGGGATTTATCATTGCGTGAACGGAAGGGCGAATGCGTGGGCGTTGTCCTTTCCTGA
- a CDS encoding helix-turn-helix transcriptional regulator, producing MPLTQTLDQPESSLETLAVLFKAFGDPARIRILNLLAAKGELCNCHIESVTGYGNSKISRHFNYLRQANLIQSRRDGLWIYYSLKPASNEIHRILHQILDTMPDLYEILKLDLQGLETLQSGTISAHCNQ from the coding sequence ATGCCACTAACACAGACTCTTGATCAGCCAGAATCATCACTGGAAACCTTAGCCGTACTGTTCAAGGCCTTTGGTGATCCGGCACGGATTCGCATTCTGAATTTGCTGGCCGCCAAAGGGGAACTTTGCAACTGTCACATTGAGTCTGTAACCGGATATGGGAATTCAAAGATTTCCAGGCACTTCAATTATTTGAGGCAGGCAAATCTCATTCAATCCAGAAGAGATGGACTATGGATTTATTATTCACTCAAACCGGCATCCAATGAGATTCATCGTATTTTACACCAGATATTGGATACCATGCCGGATTTGTATGAAATTCTGAAACTGGATCTGCAAGGTTTGGAAACCCTGCAATCAGGTACCATTTCAGCTCACTGCAACCAATGA
- a CDS encoding arsenate reductase ArsC: MRILVLCTGNSCRSQMAEGFLKSFDANLEVHSAGTRPAVA; encoded by the coding sequence ATTCGAATTCTTGTTTTATGTACAGGCAACTCCTGCCGTAGCCAGATGGCAGAAGGTTTTCTGAAGTCATTTGACGCAAATCTGGAAGTTCATTCAGCAGGAACACGCCCTGCGGTGGCA